The Amblyraja radiata isolate CabotCenter1 chromosome 1, sAmbRad1.1.pri, whole genome shotgun sequence genome contains a region encoding:
- the LOC116970811 gene encoding interleukin-8-like, with protein sequence MNSRVMFSILALFMLSATSIQAASMGSSGMNLRCRCIRTSSIFIHPKFMENIDIIPPGPHCETVNIIATLKNGNMICLEPKAIWVQRVINRMINERKKKEKAQ encoded by the exons ATGAACAGCAGAGTTATGTTCTCCATCCTTGCCCTCTTCATGTTGTCTGCAACTTCCATACAAG CAGCATCGATGGGAAGCTCGGGGATGAACCTGCGATGTCGGTGTATCAGAACATCCTCAATATTCATCCATCCAAAGTTCATGGAGAATATCGATATTATTCCACCAGGCCCCCACTGCGAGACAGTAAACATCAT TGCCACCCTTAAAAATGGCAACATGATCTGTCTGGAACCTAAAGCAATCTGGGTGCAGAGAGTGATTAACAGGATGATCAATGA GCGCAAGAAGAAGGAGAAAGCTCAATGA